A genomic segment from Glycine soja cultivar W05 chromosome 20, ASM419377v2, whole genome shotgun sequence encodes:
- the LOC114403369 gene encoding ATP synthase subunit d, mitochondrial, protein MSGTVKKVSDVAFKVGRNIDWDGMAKLLVSDEARREFSNLRRAFDEVNSQLQTKFSQEPEPIDWDYYRKGIGTRLVDMYKEHYESIEIPKFVDTVTPQYKPKFDALLIELKEAEEKSLKESERLEKEIAEVQELKKKLSTMTADEYFEKHPELRKKFDDEIRNDNWGY, encoded by the exons ATGAGCGGAACGGTGAAGAAAGTTAGCGATGTAGCATTCAAGGTGGGAAGGAACATCGATTGGGATGGAATGGCGAAGCTTCTGGTCTCCGATGAGGCTCGCAGGGAGTTCTCCAATCTCCGTCGCGCTTTCGACGAGGTTAACTCCCAACTCCAAACCAAGTTTAGCCAG GAACCTGAGCCCATTGATTGGGATTACTATAGAAAAGGAATTGGCACTCGTTTGGTGGATATGTACAAGGAGCATTATGAGA GCATTGAGATCCCCAAGTTTGTTGATACAGTAACTCCTCAATATAAGCCTAAATTTGATGCCCTT TTGATTGAGCTTAAAGAAGCAGAGGAGAAATCTCTGAAGGAGTCTGAGCGCTTGGAAAAGGAAATTGCTGAAGTACAAGAGTTGAAG aaAAAGCTTAGTACCATGACGGCAGATGAGTACTTTGAAAAGCATCCTGAGCTGAGGAAGAAGTTTGATGATGAGATCAGGAATGATAACTGGGGTTATTGA
- the LOC114403005 gene encoding mitochondrial substrate carrier family protein C-like, with protein sequence MVSGSDPVESFFNSVQVVKDSLSPLEVGIRKAAKDLEHCLAGSKNKVNGVCLIAPVRESGEFQICNVKKKKGLSMKVPLKALWGMFSQNGTGNGGSSNRAQVGKEDGPSCTNCLQFAVTWSLLVNGFLQSLPLPFKSGKKKCQKVCDEDKLCSCTKPTVSSCEVKQNESKGGQFGRAVREKGVRRKDGKNVSLECLIGFIFDQLSQTLQSLDYGVHENNDDLDNGKTSLPQPSFSHFGHVNALAGFLEEHKVYVNSFLGNLRFAKVGGVPSSVPGEESPSTNGEGDISSNNGNNGNGNNENKDENGGNSPQKVANNIFSIPLSNVERLKSTLSTVSLTELIELLPQLGRTSKDHPDKKKLISVQDFFRYTETEGRRFFEELDRDGDGQVTLEDLEVAMRKRKLPRRYAKEFMSRARSHLFSRSFGWKQFLSLMEQKEPTILRAYTSLCLSKSGTLKKSEILESLKNAGLPANEDNAVAMMRFLKADTEESISYGHFRNFMLLLPSDRLQEDPRSIWFEAATVVAVPPAVEIPAGSVLRSALAGGLSCALSCALLHPVDTIKTRVQASTMSFPEIISKLPEIGRRGLYRGSIPAILGQFSSHGLRTGIFEASKLVLINIAPTLPELQVQSVASFCSTFLGTAVRIPCEVLKQRLQAGLFDNVGEAFVATWEQDGLRGFFRGTGATLCREVPFYVAGMGLYAESKKVAERLLERELGPLETIAVGALSGGLAAVVTTPFDVMKTRMMTAQGRSVSMTLIAFSILKHEGPLGLFKGAVPRFFWIAPLGAMNFAGYELAKKAMNKNEEGKAGRSE encoded by the exons ATGGTGTCAGGGAGCGACCCGGTTGAGTCTTTTTTCAATTCCGTTCAGGTTGTGAAGGATTCGCTGTCGCCACTTGAAGTGGGTATTCGCAAGGCGGCGAAGGATCTTGAGCATTGTTTGGCAGGGTCAAAGAACAAGGTCAATGGTGTTTGTTTGATTGCCCCAGTGAGGGAAAGTGGTGAATTTCAGATCTGTaatgtgaagaagaagaaagggttGTCAATGAAGGTTCCTTTGAAGGCTTTATGGGGCATGTTTTCACAGAATGGTACTGGTAATGGTGGTAGTAGTAATAGAGCTCAAGTGGGTAAGGAAGATGGACCCTCTTGCACCAATTGCTTGCAGTTTGCTGTGACTTGGTCTTTGTTGGTTAATGGGTTCCTTCAGTCTCTGCCACTTCCTTTCAAATCTGGGAAGAAGAAGTGTCAGAAAGTGTGTGATGAAGACAAGCTGTGTTCTTGCACGAAGCCTACTGTTTCATCATGTGAAGTGAAGCAAAATGAATCCAAGGGGGGTCAGTTTGGTAGAGCAGTTAGGGAGAAGGGTGTGAGGAGGAAGGATGGGAAAAATGTTTCACTTGAGTGCCTTATAGGTTTTATCTTTGATCAGCTATCTCAGACTCTTCAGAGTCTGGATTATGGGGTGCATGAAAACAATGATGACCTTGACAATGGGAAAACTAGTCTGCCCCAAccttctttttctcattttggtCATGTGAATGCACTCGCAGGTTTCTTGGAGGAGCACAAAGTATATGTGAATAGCTTCTTGGGGAATTTGAGGTTTGCAAAGGTGGGTGGTGTGCCATCAAGTGTGCCTGGAGAAGAAAGCCCTTCAACAAACGGAGAGGGAGATATTAGTAGTAACAATGGTAATAATGGTAATGGTAATAATGAAAACAAGGATGAAAACGGAGGAAATTCGCCGCAGAAGGTTGCCAACAACATATTCAGTATTCCTCTCTCTAACGTGGAGCGTCTAAAGTCTACACTTTCCACAGTTTCATTGACAGAATTGATTGAACTGCTACCGCAGCTGGGGAGAACATCCAAAGACCATCCTGATAAGAAGAAACTAATCTCAGTACAAGATTTCTTTAGATATACAGAGACTGAAG GGAGGAGGTTCTTTGAGGAGTTGGATAGAGATGGGGATGGCCAAGTAACTCTGGAAGATCTAGAAGTTGcaatgagaaaaagaaagctGCCACGAAGATATGCTAAAGAATTTATGAGCCGTGCTAGAAGTCACTTATTTTCCAGGTCTTTTGGTTGGAAGCAGTTCTTATCATTAATGGAACAGAAGGAGCCAACAATTCTTCGTGCATATACTTCTCTATGTCTAAGCAAGTCTGGGACACTGAAGAAGAGTGAAATATTGGAATCACTAAAGAATGCAGGACTCCCTGCAAATGAAGACAATGCTGTTGCTATGATGCGATTTCTGAAAGCAGACACAGAAGAATCTATTTCATATGGACATTTCCGCAATTTCATGCTTCTGCTTCCCTCTGATCGTCTTCAAGAAGATCCCAG GAGTATCTGGTTTGAAGCTGCGACAGTAGTTGCTGTTCCACCAGCTGTTGAAATTCCTGCTGGAAGTGTGCTGAGATCTGCATTGGCAGGTGGCCTTTCTTGTGCCCTGTCATGTGCATTACTGCATCCAGTTGATACAATTAAG ACTCGAGTACAAGCATCAACAATGTCCTTCCCTGAAATAATTTCTAAGCTGCCAGAGATTGGAAGGCGGGGTTTATACAGGGGCTCTATCCCTGCAATTCTTGGACAGTTTTCAAG CCATGGCTTGCGAACTGGGATATTTGAAGCAAGTAAATTGGTGTTGATAAATATTGCTCCTACACTGCCAGAACTCCAG GTACAATCTGTGGCATCATTCTGTAGCACATTTTTGGGAACAGCTGTACGGATCCCCTGCGAAGTGTTGAAGCAGAGGTTACAGGCGGGTCTTTTTGACAACGTGGGCGAGGCTTTTGTTGCGACTTGGGAGCAGGATGGTCTTAGGGGTTTCTTTCGTGGAACCGGAGCTACCTTGTGCCGCGAGGTTCCATTTTATGTTGCTGGCATGGGGCTTTATGCTGAATCTAAAAAG GTTGCCGAACGACTACTAGAGCGGGAACTCGGTCCCTTGGAAACAATTGCTGTTGGAGCTTTATCTGGTGGCTTGGCGGCTGTTGTTACAACGCCGTTCGATGTCATGAAAACTAGAATGATGACTGCACAGGGCCGATCTGTGTCGATGACTTTGATAGCCTTCTCTATACTAAAACATGAGGGACCCCTTGGCTTGTTCAAAGGAGCAGTACCCAGGTTCTTTTGGATTGCTCCTCTAGGTGCTATGAACTTTGCAGGCTATGAGTTGGCAAAGAAGGCCATGAATAAAAATGAGGAGGGCAAGGCAGGCCGTTCAGAGTAA
- the LOC114403612 gene encoding protein IQ-DOMAIN 1-like isoform X1, with amino-acid sequence MGRKGGWFSAVKRVFVSDSKKEQKHHHHHHHHKSKLGCFGTHHYEDLEGAPIAVVPSLPPRKDPKPISEAENNEQSRQAFSLVLATAVAAGAAVAAEVACLTNTPRSNGKANQEMAAIKIQTAYRGYLARRSLRGLRGLSRLKTLVQGQSVQRQAATTLQCMQTLSRLQSQVRARKVRMSEENQALHRQLQQKREKEFDKSQANQIGEKWDDSLKSKEQVEAKLLNRQVAAMRREKALVYASTHQQTWRNSSKSATNAAFMDPNNPHWGWNWLERWMAARPWEGQNTTYHIGHASAKSVASQTMSVGEITKLYSLRDQNNDIKISPASQKPTCPPSHNSPSTTASKVPLANGAKAKVLSSPRGGSWGSDGDSKNMFSKTSENSRRHSIGVSQVRDDESNSSSSPSTKVATKAKSSSSKVRSALVGEHSNGTPEKAASALIKKRLSFPASPAGTRRYAVSTRPGNVASNKSVANATIPEEKVRMRNGGSR; translated from the exons ATGGGGAGGAAAGGGGGTTGGTTTTCTGCAGTGAAGAGAGTTTTTGTTTCTGATTCCAAAAAGGAACAG AaacaccatcatcatcatcatcatcataagtCAAAGTTAGGATGTTTTGGGACTCATCACTATGAGGATCTAGAAGGAGCACCAATTGCCGTTGTTCCTTCACTTCCACCAAGAAAAGATCCCAAACCAATAAGTGAGGCAGAGAATAATGAACAGAGCAGGCAAGCCTTTTCTTTGGTTTTGGCTACTGCTGTGGCCGCCGGGGCTGCTGTTGCTGCAGAGGTTGCTTGTCTCACAAACACGCCTCGTTCCAATGGAAAAGCGAATCAAGAAATGGCAGCTATCAAGATTCAAACAGCTTACCGTGGATATTTG GCAAGAAGATCCTTGCGTGGCTTGAGAGGTTTGTCGAGGTTGAAAACATTGGTGCAAGGGCAATCTGTTCAACGGCAAGCAGCTACTACCTTGCAATGCATGCAAACTCTTTCACGGTTGCAGTCTCAGGTTCGTGCAAGGAAGGTCAGAATGTCTGAGGAGAATCAGGCTCTTCATAGGCAACTGCAGCAGAAACGTGAAAAGGAATTTGACAAGTCGCAAGCTAAT cagattggagAGAAGTGGGATGATAGCTTGAAATCAAAGGAGCAAGTTGAAGCCAAATTGTTGAACAGACAAGTAGCAGCTATGAGAAGAGAAAAGGCTTTGGTCTATGCATCAACACATCAG CAAACGTGGAGGAACTCTTCAAAATCTGCTACAAATGCAGCATTTATGGATCCAAACAATCCCCACTGGGGCTGGAATTGGCTAGAGCGATGGATGGCTGCAAGGCCATGGGAGGGTCAAAACACTACATACCACATTGGCCATGCATCTGCCAAAAGTGTTGCAAGCCAAACCATGTCAGTTGGTGAAATCACAAAATTGTATTCTCTCCGTGATCAGAATAATGATATCAAAATTTCCCCAGCAAGCCAAAAACCAACCTGCCCTCCCAGCCACAATTCTCCTTCAACAACAGCCTCAAAGGTCCCATTAGCCAATGGAGCAAAGGCAAAGGTACTATCAAGTCCAAGGGGTGGTTCATGGGGTAGTGATGGTGACTCAAAAAACATGTTCAGCAAAACCTCAGAAAACAGCCGCAGGCACAGCATTGGAGTGTCTCAAGTGAGAGATGATGAGAGCAATTCAAGCTCATCACCGTCCACAAAGGTTGCAACAAAGGCAAAGTCATCATCATCCAAAGTGAGAAGTGCATTGGTTGGCGAACATAGTAATGGAACACCTGAAAAAGCAGCTTCTGCTCTCATAAAGAAGAGGCTTTCTTTCCCTGCTTCTCCAGCCGGTACAAGAAGGTATGCTGTTTCAACTAGACCGGGAAATGTGGCTTCCAACAAGAGTGTTGCTAATGCTACCATCCCTGAGGAGAAAGTGAGAATGAGAAATGGAGGGAGCAGGTAG
- the LOC114403612 gene encoding protein IQ-DOMAIN 1-like isoform X2, with protein sequence MGRKGGWFSAVKRVFVSDSKKEQKHHHHHHHHKSKLGCFGTHHYEDLEGAPIAVVPSLPPRKDPKPISEAENNEQSRQAFSLVLATAVAAGAAVAAEVACLTNTPRSNGKANQEMAAIKIQTAYRGYLARRSLRGLRGLSRLKTLVQGQSVQRQAATTLQCMQTLSRLQSQVRARKVRMSEENQALHRQLQQKREKEFDKSQANIGEKWDDSLKSKEQVEAKLLNRQVAAMRREKALVYASTHQQTWRNSSKSATNAAFMDPNNPHWGWNWLERWMAARPWEGQNTTYHIGHASAKSVASQTMSVGEITKLYSLRDQNNDIKISPASQKPTCPPSHNSPSTTASKVPLANGAKAKVLSSPRGGSWGSDGDSKNMFSKTSENSRRHSIGVSQVRDDESNSSSSPSTKVATKAKSSSSKVRSALVGEHSNGTPEKAASALIKKRLSFPASPAGTRRYAVSTRPGNVASNKSVANATIPEEKVRMRNGGSR encoded by the exons ATGGGGAGGAAAGGGGGTTGGTTTTCTGCAGTGAAGAGAGTTTTTGTTTCTGATTCCAAAAAGGAACAG AaacaccatcatcatcatcatcatcataagtCAAAGTTAGGATGTTTTGGGACTCATCACTATGAGGATCTAGAAGGAGCACCAATTGCCGTTGTTCCTTCACTTCCACCAAGAAAAGATCCCAAACCAATAAGTGAGGCAGAGAATAATGAACAGAGCAGGCAAGCCTTTTCTTTGGTTTTGGCTACTGCTGTGGCCGCCGGGGCTGCTGTTGCTGCAGAGGTTGCTTGTCTCACAAACACGCCTCGTTCCAATGGAAAAGCGAATCAAGAAATGGCAGCTATCAAGATTCAAACAGCTTACCGTGGATATTTG GCAAGAAGATCCTTGCGTGGCTTGAGAGGTTTGTCGAGGTTGAAAACATTGGTGCAAGGGCAATCTGTTCAACGGCAAGCAGCTACTACCTTGCAATGCATGCAAACTCTTTCACGGTTGCAGTCTCAGGTTCGTGCAAGGAAGGTCAGAATGTCTGAGGAGAATCAGGCTCTTCATAGGCAACTGCAGCAGAAACGTGAAAAGGAATTTGACAAGTCGCAAGCTAAT attggagAGAAGTGGGATGATAGCTTGAAATCAAAGGAGCAAGTTGAAGCCAAATTGTTGAACAGACAAGTAGCAGCTATGAGAAGAGAAAAGGCTTTGGTCTATGCATCAACACATCAG CAAACGTGGAGGAACTCTTCAAAATCTGCTACAAATGCAGCATTTATGGATCCAAACAATCCCCACTGGGGCTGGAATTGGCTAGAGCGATGGATGGCTGCAAGGCCATGGGAGGGTCAAAACACTACATACCACATTGGCCATGCATCTGCCAAAAGTGTTGCAAGCCAAACCATGTCAGTTGGTGAAATCACAAAATTGTATTCTCTCCGTGATCAGAATAATGATATCAAAATTTCCCCAGCAAGCCAAAAACCAACCTGCCCTCCCAGCCACAATTCTCCTTCAACAACAGCCTCAAAGGTCCCATTAGCCAATGGAGCAAAGGCAAAGGTACTATCAAGTCCAAGGGGTGGTTCATGGGGTAGTGATGGTGACTCAAAAAACATGTTCAGCAAAACCTCAGAAAACAGCCGCAGGCACAGCATTGGAGTGTCTCAAGTGAGAGATGATGAGAGCAATTCAAGCTCATCACCGTCCACAAAGGTTGCAACAAAGGCAAAGTCATCATCATCCAAAGTGAGAAGTGCATTGGTTGGCGAACATAGTAATGGAACACCTGAAAAAGCAGCTTCTGCTCTCATAAAGAAGAGGCTTTCTTTCCCTGCTTCTCCAGCCGGTACAAGAAGGTATGCTGTTTCAACTAGACCGGGAAATGTGGCTTCCAACAAGAGTGTTGCTAATGCTACCATCCCTGAGGAGAAAGTGAGAATGAGAAATGGAGGGAGCAGGTAG
- the LOC114402153 gene encoding uncharacterized protein LOC114402153, translating into MAVKELFHSSDQEAGYEESTLLQQQVDPYEEEETLSLSDLPIYSTSGSISARWGGTDDFSKEDGKDFGGDHDDNNDDNLFEFFSEEFTTSSTNNYATAENIIFCGKLIPFKNINIPPRADERNIINTERMINVQKGIPKRSSKGSKSSFESCDYSSLGKVSLVRSPTNSRWFLFMFGMSKLSTTTEMELKDIRNRQSRRRGPAATMIPAPENGKDEVAVKEKRSCKGMWKMLKSISMVLGCHSSKIANDVVKAAFV; encoded by the coding sequence ATGGCGGTTAAAGAATTATTTCACTCATCAGATCAAGAAGCGGGATATGAAGAAAGCACTCTACTGCAGCAGCAGGTAGATCCatacgaagaagaagaaactcTATCTCTTTCTGACCTTCCAATTTACAGTACTAGTGGCTCAATTTCAGCTAGATGGGGTGGTACTGATGatttctccaaagaagatggaAAAGACTTTGGTGGTGACCACGACGACAACAACGATGATAATTTGTTCGAGTTCTTCAGTGAAGAATTCACCACATCATCAACTAATAATTATGCAACCGCAGAGAACATAATCTTCTGCGGCAAACTCATTCCCttcaaaaacattaatattCCTCCACGTGCTGATGAAAGGAATATTATTAATACTGAACGCATGATCAATGTCCAAAAGGGTATTCCAAAGCGCAGTTCAAAAGGTTCAAAGAGTAGTTTTGAATCATGTGACTACTCATCGCTTGGGAAGGTGTCGCTGGTGAGGAGTCCCACAAATTCAAGATGGTTTTTGTTCATGTTTGGGATGTCAAAGTTGTCCACCACCACAGAGATGGAACTCAAAGATATTAGAAACCGGCAAAGCCGCCGGAGGGGACCCGCGGCGACGATGATTCCGGCGCCGGAGAATGGAAAAGATGAGGTGGCTGTGAAGGAGAAGAGAAGCTGCAAAGGGATGTGGAAGATGCTGAAGTCAATCTCTATGGTGTTAGGTTGCCACAGTAGCAAGATTGCAAACGACGTAGTAAAGGCTGCTTTTGTGTGA